GCAGCGATTTGCCGAACACCGCCACGAAGACGACGGCGAGCGCGATGCCGGGGAACGACATCACGATGTCGAGCAGGCGCATGATCGTCTCGGCGACGGCCTTCCTGGCGGTCGCGGCGATCGAGCCGAGTACAGCGGCCACGACGAGTGCGATGACTGTCGCCCCGAGGCCGATGGCGAGCGAGTAGCGTGCCCCGTACACCAGGCGGGCATAGATGTCCCGGCCGGTGCGATCGGTGCCGAACCAGTGATCGGCCGAGGGCGGCTGTGCAGGGATGCCGGACTCGAGCGGGTCGTGCAGCGCCACAAGCGGGGCGAAGACGGCGGCCAGCACGATGAGCACGAAGAAGACGAGAGCGATCTTCGACCCGATCGGCAGCGCTTTCAGGCGGAGCCCTGGTGTGCTCAGGCGTTCGGTGAGCGTACGGCGCATGATCAGACCGTCCTGATTCGTGGGTTGATGAGCAGATAGAGCATGTCGACGACGATGTTGACGATCACGAAGGTGAGAGCAATGATCAGCGTCACGCCCTGCACCAGGTTCGTGTCACCCGAGGTCACTCCGTTCAGAATGAGCTTGCCCATGCCCGGCAGGTCGAAGATGACCTCGATCACCACCGCGCCACCCAGCAGGTAACCCACCCGCAGTCCCAGAACCGTCACCGGCGTGATGAGGGCGTTGCGAAGCACGTTGCGGCCCACGACCACCCTCATCGGCAGGCCCGATCCGATGGCCGTCCGGACGTAGTCCCGGTCGAGTTCTTCGACCATCGACGTACGGACGACCCTGGTGAGTGAGGCTGCCACCGGAATGCCGAGAGCGAGAGCGGGCAGCCAGAGCGACTGCAGCCAGCCGGTGAACGAGTCGCCCGGGTTGACGTAGCCGCCGCTCGGAAACCACTGCAGGTCGAGGGCGAACGACTTGATGAGCAGGATGGCCAGCCAGAACGACGGCGTCGCGATGCCGGCGATCGACACCACCCTGATCAGCTGGTCAGGCCACCGGTCGCGGTAGAGCGCAGCCAGCACACCCAGCACGAGCGACAGCACGACCGCGATCAGCAGCCCGAGGAACGTGAGCTGCAGGGTGAGCGGGAACGCGGTCGAGATGAGCGAGGTGACCGGCTGGGCGGGAGGCACCGTGTCGCCGAGGTTGCCCGTGAAGAGCCCGCCGAGAAAGCGGAAGTACTGCACGAAGAACGGATCGGTCAGCCCATGCGAAACGCGGTAGGCCTGCTTGGCTGCCTCCGTGGCGCTCTCACCGAGCGCATTGGTGGCGGCATCCGTCGGCGTGAACTGCATCACGAAGAAGACGAGCAGCGTGATGCCGAGCACCATGAACGGCAGCCAGACGAGCCGCCGCCCGGCCAGCCTCAGCAGCGCGATCATACGGTCGAACCGACGTCGAGGAACGACAGCCCGGTGATCGACAGCGGTTTGAAACCGGGGACCTTTGCGGGGTC
Above is a genomic segment from Subtercola boreus containing:
- a CDS encoding ABC transporter permease, translating into MIALLRLAGRRLVWLPFMVLGITLLVFFVMQFTPTDAATNALGESATEAAKQAYRVSHGLTDPFFVQYFRFLGGLFTGNLGDTVPPAQPVTSLISTAFPLTLQLTFLGLLIAVVLSLVLGVLAALYRDRWPDQLIRVVSIAGIATPSFWLAILLIKSFALDLQWFPSGGYVNPGDSFTGWLQSLWLPALALGIPVAASLTRVVRTSMVEELDRDYVRTAIGSGLPMRVVVGRNVLRNALITPVTVLGLRVGYLLGGAVVIEVIFDLPGMGKLILNGVTSGDTNLVQGVTLIIALTFVIVNIVVDMLYLLINPRIRTV